In the genome of Paenibacillus sp. GP183, the window AAGTCGTGATTGTTTCCAATAATCATCGAATGCGGGTTTCAACATTTGCGCAGCCTTTGAATGTTCCTTTTATCTTTAGGGCCAGGAAGCCGACCAACATCTCCTTTCACCGAGCGCTCAAACTGATGGAAACGGAAGTGCAGCAAACAGCAGTAATTGGAGATCAAATGCTCACGGATGTGCTCGGCGGCAATCGGATGGGGCTTTTTACGATCCTGGTCCTGCCGATAAATGCCAGGGATGAAGGCTTTTTTACCAAGATCAATCGTCGAATTGAAAAGCTGGTCCTGTCCAGATTGAAAAAGATAAATAAAAAAGCTTGAGCAAAGAGTGTCCAATAGGGTTATCGGGAGGATTCATGATCAAAGAAGAAACGATTTACTGCACCGGATGCGGAGTGACATTACAAAATGAAGCCACTGGCAGTTTAGGATATGTACCTGCCGAAGCCATGCAAAAAGAGCCCATTATATGCCAGAGATGCTATCGCATAAAGCATTATAATGAGTCATCAAGCATTACCCTCAAGCAGGATGATTTTCTAAAGCTGCTCGGTTCTATCGGACAGGCCAAAGCGCTTGTTGTCAATATCGTTGACATTTTTGATTTTGAGGGAAGCATGATCAGCGGGCTGGCCCGATTTGTGGGTAATAACCCGATTGTGCTGGTCGTTAACAAAATCGATCTGCTTCCCAAAGTGACGAATACGAATCGAATCATCAACTGGGTGCAGCGCCGAGCCAAGGAGCAAGGGCTTAAAGTCGTGGATGTGGTCCTCTGCAGCGCGAAGAAAAACATGGGCTTTGACCGTGTCATAGCCTCCCTGCAAGAGCATCGCGGAGACCGTGATATTTATGTCGTGGGAGCGACGAATGTCGGAAAATCAACGCTGATCAACCGATTGATCGCTGATTTCAGTGACTTGGAAGCGGAGCTTACGACGTCCCATTACCCGGGGACAACGCTGGATCTTGTCAAAATTCCACTTGATGATGGAAAATCTATCGTCGATACGCCTGGAATTGTCTACGAGCATCGTCTGACGGAGCTTGTATCCAAACGCGATTTAAATCGCTTGATGCCGGACAAGCCGCTGAAACCGATGGTCTTTCAGTTAAATGAAGGACAAACCCTGTTTTTCGGCGCTTTGGCCCGAATTGATTTTATCAAGGGTGAGCATCAATCGTTCACTTGCTACACCTCCAATGCGATACAAATCCATCGTACCAAATTGGAAAGGGCTGACGAGCTTTATGCGGAGCATAAGGGCGAGATGCTGGCTCCTCCGAGCAAGGCCGACCTCGAAGAGCTGCCCAAGCTGGTCAAGCATCCTTTTCATATTCCAAAAGGCAAGAAAATGGATGTCCAGATTTCCGGCCTCGGCTGGATCAAAGCGGGCAGCGATCTCGGCGCCGACCTTGCGGTCCATGCTCCCAAGGGTGTCAAGGTCGTTCTCCGCGAGTCCTTGATATAATCTTTTTATTCGGAGGACAATAATGATAAGCAATCGGAATCTAGATAGTCACACCACGCTTTACGGCGTCTTCGGCGATCCAGTCCGCCACTCACGTTCGCCGCTGATGATGAACCGCGCTTTTCAGGAAATGGGCATCAATGCGGCTTATGCAGCGTTTCATGTGAAGCCGGACGAACTCGGTAATGCCGTCGCAGGCATTCGTGCTCTTGGCTTTCGAGGTGTGAATGTAACGATTCCGCACAAAGTCGAAGTGATGCGGCATCTGGATGCGATTGACGAAGGAGCCAGAAGGATCGGCGCTGTGAATACGATCGTGAACGAGAACGGAAAGCTCACCGGTTTTAATACGGACGGGATTGGATATGTGCGTTCGCTGCAGGAAGAAACGGGCATAGAGCTGGAAGGGATGCGCGTACTGCTGCTCGGAGCAGGCGGAGCTGCAAGAGGAGTCGCTTTTTCTCTGGCGAAGGCAGGAGTGAGGCGCATTGTGATAGCCAATAGGACCATAGATAGAGCGATAGAACTTGCTACCGCAATCGGTGAGTTTACCGATACCGAAGGCACTGGATTGGATGATCTGGCTGACAAGATGGGGAGCGTCGATATAATCGTCAATACTACATCCGCAGGGATGCATCCACATGTTGCAGAGCTGCCGATGAATTCAGAGCTGATTGAATCTGAACATATCGTCAGCGATTTGATCTATAATCCGCGGATCACCCGCTTTTTAAAGGAAGCCGAAGCCCGCGGCGCCAAAATTCATGGCGGTCTTGGCATGTTTATTTACCAAGGAGCTTATGCTCTCGAATATTGGACCGGAAATGCAGCACCTGCAGCTGCGATGAGGCATATCGTAGAGCAATCCTTACAAGAACAAGAATAGAGGGACTCACATGTTAACTGGCAAGCAAACCAGATATTTACGTTCGATGGCACATAACCTCAACCCTATTTTTCAGGTAGGTAAAGGCGGGGTCAACGATCACTTGATTCGCCACATCGAAGAAGCGCTGGAAGTTCGGGAGCTTATTAAAGTAACCGTGTTGAACAACAGCGGCGAAGACCGTAAGGAAGTTGGCGCAGAGCTCGCGGAAAAAGCCCATGCAGAGCTGGTTCAAGTCATCGGTAAGATCATCGTGCTGTATAAGGAATCTCGAGATCAGAAGAAGATCGTACTTCCGGAGTAAGAGATTCAGTTTATTGAAAGGTCTAGAGGTGGTAGCATGCGGGTAGGCATTATGGGAGGCACCTTTGATCCCATTCATACCGGTCATTTAATCGCCGGGGAACGGGCAAGGGTTGGCGCTGGACTGGATCAAGTATGGTTTGTGCCAACGAATGTCTCGCCTCACAAATTGGGAGCGCCCAAAGCCACGACGGCTCAAAGGTGGGACATGGTATGCCGCGCGATCGAGGGAAATCCCTATTTTTTCCCATCTGATATCGAAATACAAAAAGGCGGCGTATCTTATAGCATGGATACCATTGAGCTGTTAGTGGAGCGCCACCCGGATGTTGAGTTCACCTATATCATTGGGGCCGACATGGTGCAGTATTTGCCCAAGTGGCATCGGATTGAAGAAATCGTGCGAAAAATTCGCTTCGTCGGACTGGTAAGGCCGGGCTACAAGCTGAAAACGGAATTGTTGCCTGCAGCCATACAGGCCGTGCTGCAAATGGTCATTATGCCTCAGATTGATATTTCCTCATCCATCATTCGTCAGGAACGTCAAAACAAGGGCTCCATCCGCTACTGGGTGCCGGAACGAGTATACGAGTACATTGAGGTGAATGGTTTATATGAATCGTGAGCAGCTGATCGAAGCAGTCAGATCGCAAATGCCCGAGAAACGCTGGCTTCATACCCAAGGCGTGATAGATACCGCGGTACAGCTGGCAAATGAATTTGGCGCTGATCCGGGAAAAGCCGATTTGGCAGCCATTTTACATGATTATTGCAAATATTGGCCTATTCAGGAACAAGCCAGAATCATCAGCGAGCATGATTTGCCGCAAGACCTGCTGGACTATAACAAGGAGCTTTGGCACTCGCATGCTGGAGCCTATATCGCTCAGACCCGGTTCGGCATTGATGATGAAGCCATTTTGGACGCTATCCGTTACCATACATCAGGGCGGGAGCATATGACAATGCTGGAGAAAGTCGTATGCCTGGCTGACTATATCGAACCGGGACGTGATTTTCCCGGAGTGGACAAGATCCGAGAGCTGTCCAGGATCAGCTTGGATCAGGCATTAATTGCAGGCTTTGATACGACTATTGGATTTCTGCTCAGCCAAGGAAAGCTGATTTATCCATTGACGATAGCCGCACGCAATAATTTGCTGAGAGAAGGCAAAGCTGTAGATAAGACATTGCTGGAGAAGGAATGAGTAAAAAGGAGCTGGATGAGAAGCATGAGTTTAAACCCGGAAGAAGTTATGGCTTTGGTCGTTGATGCTGCAGAAGATAAAAAGGCCATGAATCTGATTACCTTGAATTTGCAAGGGATTTCCCTGATAGCCGATTACTTCGTGATTTGCCACGGAAACTCGGAAACTCAGGTACAAGCCATTGCCTCGGAGGCAAGAAAAAAAGCGCAAGAACATGGAGTTCATATCAGAGGGTATGAAGGCATTGATACGGCAAGGTGGGTACTGCTTGATCTAGGAGACGTCGTCATGCATGTTTTCCATCGGGATGACAGGGAGTATTACAATATTGAGCGGCTTTGGTCCGATGCCAAAATTGTGGAGCATGTATGAGTATGGAAGCGGGAACGCTTGTAAATCTTGAGATTGCCAGAGAAGTCCCGCCGAATGGGTTCTTTTTAACGGACGGTGAGGAGGATGTGCTCCTCCCCTATAGTGAAATCGTGAGTGAAGACCGGATTGCGGTCGGCGATCATGTGGAGGTATTCCTTTATTTTGATACGCTGGACCGATTGACGGCCACGATGAAGACCCCGCTGATTATTCTGGGCGAGGTAGGCCTGCTGGAAGTGGTCGATGTACATCCGCGGTTTGGTTATTTTCTGGAAATGGGGCTGGGCCGCCATCTTTTGCTGCCTTATAGACATGTTCCGGAAATGGAGGAGCTGCGGCCGCAAGTGGGTGACCGTCTTTATGTAACCTTGTCTCATGATAAGCAAGGTCGTTTAGTCGCTTTACTCGCAGGTGAAGAAGAGCTGGAGCAGCTGTGTATGAGAGCACCTGTCTCATGGAAAAACCTGTGGGTGGAGGCTCGAGTATACAAGCCGCTGCAAATGGGTTCTTTTGTCGTATGTGATGCTGGAGTGCTGGGGTTTGGGGTCATCGGCTTGATCCCATCCCATGAAAGAACAAGACTGCTGCGTGTAGGTGAACAAGTGAAGGTGCGGGTCACCTTTGTGCGTGAAGAAGACGGCAGGGTCAATCTATCTATGAGACTGCCCAAGGAGCTGGGGCTTGACGAAGATTCACAGCGCATTCTTGAGATGCTGAGGGAACGCCAGGATGGGGGAATGCCTTACTCGGACCAAACACCGGCAGATATCATCAATGACCGGTTCGGCATGAGCAAATCTGCATTCAAGAGAGCACTCGGCAAGCTTATGAAAGAAAATAAAATTGTTCAAAAAGAAAACTGGACTTATCTGAAGGAAGACGAAGAGGGGTCTCAATAAGGTTAAATAACCCAGAGGACCAAAGCATACCAAAGCAACCCGCAAAAAAAAGTTCAGGAAATGGAGCTGTCGCATCAATGAGCTACGAACGATTTGCCTATGCATATGACCGCTTGATGCGAGAAATGCCTTACAGTGATTGGCTTCGTTTCGCTGGAGAAGCCTGGAACCAGTACGGACTAAAGCCGAGAACTATCGTGGATCTGGGATGTGGAACTGGCAATATCGCTATTCCTCTGGGCTTGGCGGGGTTTGATGTAACGGGTATTGATCTGTCTGAAGATATGCTAGCTGTGGCCCGGCAGAAAGCAGAACAACGTTCATTGCTCAAAGGCGGCCTGCTAACGTGGGTTCATCAGGATATTCGAGAATGGCAGCTGGTGGAACGGGTAGATGCTGTTATCTCTTTTTGTGACTGTTTGAATTATTTGCTGGAGGAAACGGATATCGTTCAGGCATTTCAACATACGTATCGGGGCCTTAAGCCAGGTGGCTTGTTCCTCTTTGATGTCCATACCCCGAAACAATTGCAGAATTACGCGGATGATCAGCCTTTCTGCTTAAACGAGGAGGACATCGCTTATATCTGGACCTCCGAGTACGATGAGAAGCGGATGGAAATCGATCACGCACTGACCATTTTCGTCCAAGATGAAGAGAAGAAAGATTCGTTCCAGCGTATTGAAGAGCATCACTCGCAGCGGGCCTATCCGCTCAAATGGCTGGAGCAGCAGCTGCTTGCCGCTGGGTTTTCCGAAGTTCGGCAGGCCGCTGATTTTCGTTGGCAGCTGCCGATCCCTTCTACGGAACGTGCCTTTTTTGCGGCGCTGAAATAGCTATAGCCGATGACTTGACATCGCAGCCATTTTTTACATATAATCAAAAGAAAATCAAGCAGCAAAAAGGCAGCGAAGAGGAATAGTAGCTCTTGCAGCATCTTGCAGAGAATCGGGCAGTGGGTGGAAGCCGATAGATGCAGCTAAGTGAACTCGCCTCAGAGCCAAATGGTGAACACTGAATCGTTCATGGTCGCTCCGAGATCATCGAAAGATACGGGAATAACCGGATCGTTTCGCCCGCGTTAAGGGTTAGAGTGAACACAGGCAAAGTATGCCGCGTGTTAACTAGGGTGGTACCACGGGAATCCAAACCTCTCGTCCCTAGCGATATCCGCTAGAGATGGGAGGTTTTTTAGCGTCAATTAAAATGTGTGAAAAGCTCAGGAGGAGTCAAACATGTCACAGGAAACTAAAGAAACGAAAGAAAATCAGGGCTATAATCCACTGGTCGTAGAGCCGAAATGGCAAGCGTTTTGGGATAAAAATAAAACGTTCAAGGTGCTGGAAAATTCGGAAAAGCCGAAATTTTATGCGCTCGACATGTTTCCGTATCCATCAGGAGCAGGGCTGCATGTAGGCCATCCGGAGGGTTATACGGCTACCGACATCGTGTCGCGTTTTAAGAGGATGAGGGGCTACAACGTACTTCATCCCATGGGATGGGACGCGTTTGGGCTTCCTGCTGAGCAGCATGCCCTGAATACCGGTGAGCATCCGCGTGAATTTACAATCTTGAACATCGACAACTTCCGCCGCCAGATTAAGTCGTTCGGGTTTTCATACGACTGGGACCGTGAAATCAGTACGACGGATCCGGAGTATTACAAGTGGACTCAGTGGATTTTTATCCAGCTCTATAAGAAAGGCCTCGCCTATGTAGATGAAATCCCGGTAAATTGGTGTCCTGCTCTTGGAACTGTACTCGCTAATGAGGAAGTTATCAATGGCCTTAGTGAACGAGGTAATCATCCGGTTATCCGCAAACCGATGCGCCAGTGGATCTTGCGGATTACCGAATATGCAGAGCGGTTGCTGGAGGATTTGGAGGAGCTGGATTGGTCCGAAAGCATCAAGGATATGCAGCGCAACTGGATCGGCAAGTCTAAAGGCGCTGAGGTGCGATTTGACATCGAAGGATATGCGGGGAGCGGACTTACCGTATTTACAACGCGTCCGGATACGCTGTTTGGAGCTACTTACTGTGTGCTCGCGCCTGAGCGTGAGCTTGTCAGCAAGATAACTACTGCGGATCAAGTCGCGTCTGTCAGTGCCTATCAAGAAAAAGCATCCCATAAAAGTGATCTGGAACGGACGGATTTAGCCAAGGACAAGACGGGCGTATTTACTGGAGCATATGCCATTAATCCAGTAAATGGCGCTAAATTGCCAATCTGGATCGCCGATTATGTATTGGCTGGATACGGCACAGGGGCTATTATGGCCGTTCCGGGCCATGACCAGCGCGACTGGGAATTCGCCAAGCAATTCGATCTGCCCATTGTAGAAGTCGTGCAAGGCGGAAACATTGAGGAAGAGGCTTATACCGGAGATGGAGAGCATGTGAACTCCGAGCTGCTGAACGGTATGAAGAATGAAAAGGCAATAGCCGCGATGATTGAATGGCTGGAGCAAAACGGCAAAGGCCGTGGCAAAATCACCTACCGCTTAAGAGATTGGCTGTTCAGCCGTCAAAGATATTGGGGAGAGCCGATTCCGATTCTCCATTTGGAAGACGGAACCATGACTACCGTTCCAGAGGATCAGCTTCCACTCTTACTTCCGGATTTGCAGGAAATCAAACCGTCGGGTACGGGTGAATCACCGCTTGCCAATGCAGCAGACTGGGTCAACACCGTCGATCCGGTAACTGGTCTTAAAGCTCGCCGTGAAACGAATACGATGCCTCAATGGGCGGGAAGCTGCTGGTACTATCTGCGCTTTATCGATCCTCGCAATGACAAAGAGCTTTGCTCACAGGACAAACAGCAGCAGTGGCTTCCGGTTGATCTGTACATTGGCGGAGCCGAGCATGCGGTGCTTCATCTGTTGTATGCGCGTTTTTGGCATAAAGTGCTTTATGATCTTGGCATTGTTGCAACCAAAGAGCCTTTCCACAAGCTGGTCAACCAAGGCATGATCCTTGGCGAAAATATGGAGAAAATGAGCAAATCCCGCGGAAACGTGATCAATCCGGACGATATAGTCGGAGAGTTCGGAGCGGATACACTGCGCATGTATGAAATGTTCATGGGTCCGCTTGAAGCAACGAAACCATGGAATTCGACGGGTGTTGAAGGGATTTATCGTTTCCTCAACCGAGCCTGGAGATTGATTGTCAATGAAGAAGGCGGATTGCAGAGCAAAATCAGCCCGGATGAATTACTAGGCAGCGACGCCTTCAAGCGCACTTGGCACCGGACGGTCAAAAAATTGACCGAGGATTATGAAGCTCTTCGCTTTAATACCTCGATCAGTCAATTGATGATTTTTGTCAATGAGGCTTATAAAACCGAGCGTCTTCCGCTGGAAGCTATGAAGCATTTTGTCCAACTGCTTTCACCTATCGCTCCTCATTTGGCCGAAGAGCTGTGGCAGAAGCTTGGCGGAACAGACAGCATCACATATGTGCCTTGGCCAGCTTATGACGAAGCCTGGACAGTCGATAACGAAGTCGAGATCGTCGTTCAAGTGAACGGCAAGATTGTGGATCGCGCCTTGATTTCCAAGGATATGGAAGAATCCGCCATGCAGGAGCTTGCGCTTGGGCTTGATAAAGTCAAAGAGGCGAGCACTGGGAAAGCCGTTCGCAAAGTCATTGTGGTCAAAGGAAAATTGGTTAATATCGTAGTCGGTTAATCACTTATACCTTAAAGCCAAGTGAAATTTCGGACTTGTCCAGGTCCTCTTTGTATTTGGTGTGAGTGGCCTGCACAACACGGTTAAACACACCTTGCAGCTCACTCTGCAGAACGCTGATGCCTTCAGCGGTAACCCCGCCAGGAACGCTTACGCGCTGCTGGAGAGCTACAGGTGTAAAACCACCGGTTGTGAGGAGTTTTCCAGTACCCAGTATCATCTCACTGGCTAAAAGCCTGGCTTCAGCATAGGGAATCCCGGTTTCCTTCACAGCAGCATCAATAAAGCACTGAATCAAAAAGCTAAAAAAAGCAGGGCCGCAGCTCGACAAATCCGAGCATATGCGAGTGTTCTCTTCAGCTATACGGATAGGCGAGCTAATGTGCGCCAGGAGATGTTCCAGCAGCACTTGATCATCGTTGTCTATTCGGCTTCCGTACATGCACAGCGCGGCCCCGCTTAATACATAGTTCGTTATGCTTGGAATCACCTTGCTGATTTTGGCCGGCAGCAGCTGTTCCAATTGACTGATTGCTACCACGCTTGTAATCGAAACTACGATTTGACTGGGCAGCAATGCCAATTGAATCTCGTCAATCACCTTTTTGTATTCTCCGGGCTTGATGCAAAGGAAGATCAGGTCGCTTTTACTCACCACATCTATATTGGATTGTGCCCGCTCCAGCCCCGGATATAGCTTTGCAAGCTGATCCACCTTATCCGGAGTTCGATTGCTGGCGATAATTTGCTTCGGATCCAATGCTCCAGATTGAATGAAAGCCTCGATGAGTATACTCCCCATGCTCCCGGTACCAATGAATCCCGCTATCATCATGAAATCCCCCTCGAAAAAGTCAAACATTTTATCTCATTATCAAATGGGTCTGGCCTGTGACAATATATATGAAAAAGTTAATTTTTATATGCCAATGGAAGGAGGGAATTTGTGATTTTATTCCTAAAAAAGAGCAGGAATACGATGCTGGCATCGGCTGCAGTTTTATTTCTCATTGTACTTGTTTGGCGTTATGGACAGGGTAGGAATATTGCTTTACAGACGGGCTTTAAGCCTGTAAATGAACAGATGCAGCAGTTGATTGACCAGGGGAAAGAACAAGCCCCAGTGCGATCCAACAGTGATAAAACATTAAACACCCCAGGCGCATCAAAAAGTGAATCCAAGCCGACTTCTACCCCAATAGCATCCAAAAGTGAATCAGAGCAAGCTGCAATCCCAGACGCATCAAAAAGTAGATCAAAGCCAGCTGCCTCCCCAAAAGCGTCCAAATCGACAAGTCCATCGAGTGCTCCGTCATCCATTCCTAAAACAGCTGCCAAAACAACCGACAAGATAGACTTGAACTCGGCAACCTTGGAGCAACTGGATGCTCTCCCCGGAATAGGAGAAAGCAAGGCAAAAGCCATACTGGCCTACCGGAAGGAAAAAGGAAGCTTTACAAAAATCGAGCAGCTGCTTGAGATTAAAGGAATCAGCGAGAAAATGCTGGCTGCATTAAAATCCTCGATCTATATCGGTCCGCGTTGAGACAGCCTTTTCAATTCGAAGGTTTTATGAGAAAATAGCGAGGAAATGATTTGAATGTCAATCGGAATCTAGAACATGGACGACATCTGTTATGATCTGAATCAGGCCATTGCAGCAAGCCAAAAATAACGGAGGAAGTCAATGACAAACCGTAAAGATTGGGATACATATTTCATGGACATCGCCTACATGGCTTCCACCCGTTCGCAGTGCAACCGCAGGCATGTTGGAGCCGTATTGGTACAAGGCAAAAAGCTGTTGGGAACCGCCTATAACGGCGCACCCATGGGCATCCCGGACTGCTCGGAAGCAGGCTGCATGCTGGTCGAGGAAATCGAGCTCAAAATAGTGGACGGCCAGGAAGAAGTTATTCGCAAGCAGCGCTGTATCCGCACGATTCATGCTGAGCAGAATTTGCTGCTTTTTACAGATCGAGAGGACCGCGAGGGCTCCACTGTTTACGTCACGGACCAACCGTGCTGGACCTGTGGCAATATGCTGGCCAACAGCGGAGTGACGGAAATAGTGTATCACCGCCCCTACCTCAAAGACAGCGACAAGGTCATTTACCTCATGAAGCACCGCGACATTTCTTTTCGCCGCATGGATGCCTATGTGCCGCCTCCAGGAGTTATAGAGCAAGTTAGCAAATAGATTATGGGAGTAGAAAAAGTAACAGAAACAAGACACAAAAGCAATAAAACATGAGGAAGAACCTCTTTCAGCACGGTGTTGCCGTGAGGAAAGGGGTTCTTTTATTTTGTCTCATGCTGGAACGATGAAAAATATACTTCTTCCAGCATGAGATTTAGAGAGGAGGAATCTCTGGAAAGATCTTTTTCATCGTTCCAGAGGCCAATATGCCTCCAATAAAGCCCAACCAGGGGCTGCAAAGATGGTTTTCATTCTTGTGGAGAGATTGGCGATGTAGCTCCAATGTGGAAGAATGTTTTTCATGCTTCCACAAATTCTCACGATGCTGCTTTTGCAAAACTAACTAGTTTGAGGTCGTTAAATTGAAATTACAAATTTGTGAAATGAAGGGACTTACGTAATGTATAAGATAAGCGCAGCGTCTGAATGGAGTTACCTGAGTGGAGGGGGAGCAGCATGAAGCGTCCAATCGTGCTTTTCGTGTGCCTGTGGATAACAGGCTACGTGCTAGCGATCTACACGACAATCCCGTGGCTGTCGCTGCCCTCGAGCCTGCTTCTGGCCGGAGCCGCAGCAGCCTGGTTCCTGCTCCGGCTGCCCGCCGGGCTGCCGGTCTGCGCCCTCCTGCTGGTCGCCGTATCCTGCGGATACTGGCAATGGGCCGACCAGCGTAACGTCACCGCTCTGCCACAGCAGCAGCAGCGGCAGAGCGAGCCCGCGGCCGCCGCGCTGAGCGGCCGGATAGCCGGCCCTGTCACTGTCGATGGCGACAGGGCCAGCTTCGCTGTGGAAGCGGAATCCATCCGCTTCCCGGAAGAGAACGCGCTCCCCATGCGGGGAGAGCGCGTTCAGGTGTCGCTGCGCCTGCTCCGCCCGGAGACCGCCCGCAACTTCGGCGGCTTCGATTACCGCCGCTACCTGCGCCTGCACCATACCCATTGGCTGATGACAGCCAAAGGTACGGACCAGGCTCAGGTCGAGCCCGCCGCGCTGCGCTTCGGAGTCGCCTTGCTGCTGCGCTGGAACGACGAGCTGCGCCTGGCTTTGGACGGGCGCATGAACAGCATCTTCCCCGAGCGGCAGGCGGGGATGATGAAGGCGATGCTGATCGGCCTGCAGGACGATCAGAACCCGGATCGCTTCCAGCAATTTTCCGAACGGGGCTTAACGCACATCCTGGCGATTTCGGGACTCAATGTAGCCGTGTTTTTGGCGGTATTCATAGGAATCATGCGCAAACTCGGATTGGCCAAAGAAACTTACCTGCTGTACGCCATGC includes:
- the yqeK gene encoding bis(5'-nucleosyl)-tetraphosphatase (symmetrical) YqeK, yielding MNREQLIEAVRSQMPEKRWLHTQGVIDTAVQLANEFGADPGKADLAAILHDYCKYWPIQEQARIISEHDLPQDLLDYNKELWHSHAGAYIAQTRFGIDDEAILDAIRYHTSGREHMTMLEKVVCLADYIEPGRDFPGVDKIRELSRISLDQALIAGFDTTIGFLLSQGKLIYPLTIAARNNLLREGKAVDKTLLEKE
- the rsfS gene encoding ribosome silencing factor, whose product is MSLNPEEVMALVVDAAEDKKAMNLITLNLQGISLIADYFVICHGNSETQVQAIASEARKKAQEHGVHIRGYEGIDTARWVLLDLGDVVMHVFHRDDREYYNIERLWSDAKIVEHV
- a CDS encoding class I SAM-dependent methyltransferase, which encodes MSYERFAYAYDRLMREMPYSDWLRFAGEAWNQYGLKPRTIVDLGCGTGNIAIPLGLAGFDVTGIDLSEDMLAVARQKAEQRSLLKGGLLTWVHQDIREWQLVERVDAVISFCDCLNYLLEETDIVQAFQHTYRGLKPGGLFLFDVHTPKQLQNYADDQPFCLNEEDIAYIWTSEYDEKRMEIDHALTIFVQDEEKKDSFQRIEEHHSQRAYPLKWLEQQLLAAGFSEVRQAADFRWQLPIPSTERAFFAALK
- a CDS encoding nicotinate-nucleotide adenylyltransferase — encoded protein: MRVGIMGGTFDPIHTGHLIAGERARVGAGLDQVWFVPTNVSPHKLGAPKATTAQRWDMVCRAIEGNPYFFPSDIEIQKGGVSYSMDTIELLVERHPDVEFTYIIGADMVQYLPKWHRIEEIVRKIRFVGLVRPGYKLKTELLPAAIQAVLQMVIMPQIDISSSIIRQERQNKGSIRYWVPERVYEYIEVNGLYES
- a CDS encoding S1-like domain-containing RNA-binding protein translates to MSMEAGTLVNLEIAREVPPNGFFLTDGEEDVLLPYSEIVSEDRIAVGDHVEVFLYFDTLDRLTATMKTPLIILGEVGLLEVVDVHPRFGYFLEMGLGRHLLLPYRHVPEMEELRPQVGDRLYVTLSHDKQGRLVALLAGEEELEQLCMRAPVSWKNLWVEARVYKPLQMGSFVVCDAGVLGFGVIGLIPSHERTRLLRVGEQVKVRVTFVREEDGRVNLSMRLPKELGLDEDSQRILEMLRERQDGGMPYSDQTPADIINDRFGMSKSAFKRALGKLMKENKIVQKENWTYLKEDEEGSQ
- the aroE gene encoding shikimate dehydrogenase, which codes for MISNRNLDSHTTLYGVFGDPVRHSRSPLMMNRAFQEMGINAAYAAFHVKPDELGNAVAGIRALGFRGVNVTIPHKVEVMRHLDAIDEGARRIGAVNTIVNENGKLTGFNTDGIGYVRSLQEETGIELEGMRVLLLGAGGAARGVAFSLAKAGVRRIVIANRTIDRAIELATAIGEFTDTEGTGLDDLADKMGSVDIIVNTTSAGMHPHVAELPMNSELIESEHIVSDLIYNPRITRFLKEAEARGAKIHGGLGMFIYQGAYALEYWTGNAAPAAAMRHIVEQSLQEQE
- the yqeH gene encoding ribosome biogenesis GTPase YqeH, with translation MIKEETIYCTGCGVTLQNEATGSLGYVPAEAMQKEPIICQRCYRIKHYNESSSITLKQDDFLKLLGSIGQAKALVVNIVDIFDFEGSMISGLARFVGNNPIVLVVNKIDLLPKVTNTNRIINWVQRRAKEQGLKVVDVVLCSAKKNMGFDRVIASLQEHRGDRDIYVVGATNVGKSTLINRLIADFSDLEAELTTSHYPGTTLDLVKIPLDDGKSIVDTPGIVYEHRLTELVSKRDLNRLMPDKPLKPMVFQLNEGQTLFFGALARIDFIKGEHQSFTCYTSNAIQIHRTKLERADELYAEHKGEMLAPPSKADLEELPKLVKHPFHIPKGKKMDVQISGLGWIKAGSDLGADLAVHAPKGVKVVLRESLI
- the yhbY gene encoding ribosome assembly RNA-binding protein YhbY → MLTGKQTRYLRSMAHNLNPIFQVGKGGVNDHLIRHIEEALEVRELIKVTVLNNSGEDRKEVGAELAEKAHAELVQVIGKIIVLYKESRDQKKIVLPE
- a CDS encoding YqeG family HAD IIIA-type phosphatase, whose amino-acid sequence is MAFQYAKKLYAKAFLHAKGQLWYSFVYIEQHLEGICLLQKLVPKQSVNTIYDIDVQHLWNSGIRGIITDLDNTLVGARDPHATPELVEWLKQLQLLGFKVVIVSNNHRMRVSTFAQPLNVPFIFRARKPTNISFHRALKLMETEVQQTAVIGDQMLTDVLGGNRMGLFTILVLPINARDEGFFTKINRRIEKLVLSRLKKINKKA
- the leuS gene encoding leucine--tRNA ligase; amino-acid sequence: MSQETKETKENQGYNPLVVEPKWQAFWDKNKTFKVLENSEKPKFYALDMFPYPSGAGLHVGHPEGYTATDIVSRFKRMRGYNVLHPMGWDAFGLPAEQHALNTGEHPREFTILNIDNFRRQIKSFGFSYDWDREISTTDPEYYKWTQWIFIQLYKKGLAYVDEIPVNWCPALGTVLANEEVINGLSERGNHPVIRKPMRQWILRITEYAERLLEDLEELDWSESIKDMQRNWIGKSKGAEVRFDIEGYAGSGLTVFTTRPDTLFGATYCVLAPERELVSKITTADQVASVSAYQEKASHKSDLERTDLAKDKTGVFTGAYAINPVNGAKLPIWIADYVLAGYGTGAIMAVPGHDQRDWEFAKQFDLPIVEVVQGGNIEEEAYTGDGEHVNSELLNGMKNEKAIAAMIEWLEQNGKGRGKITYRLRDWLFSRQRYWGEPIPILHLEDGTMTTVPEDQLPLLLPDLQEIKPSGTGESPLANAADWVNTVDPVTGLKARRETNTMPQWAGSCWYYLRFIDPRNDKELCSQDKQQQWLPVDLYIGGAEHAVLHLLYARFWHKVLYDLGIVATKEPFHKLVNQGMILGENMEKMSKSRGNVINPDDIVGEFGADTLRMYEMFMGPLEATKPWNSTGVEGIYRFLNRAWRLIVNEEGGLQSKISPDELLGSDAFKRTWHRTVKKLTEDYEALRFNTSISQLMIFVNEAYKTERLPLEAMKHFVQLLSPIAPHLAEELWQKLGGTDSITYVPWPAYDEAWTVDNEVEIVVQVNGKIVDRALISKDMEESAMQELALGLDKVKEASTGKAVRKVIVVKGKLVNIVVG